A window of the Alnus glutinosa chromosome 4, dhAlnGlut1.1, whole genome shotgun sequence genome harbors these coding sequences:
- the LOC133866394 gene encoding class V chitinase-like translates to MAQVKAGYWYFQSNFQVTDIDSSLFTHLFAAFANVDPTSYQVDFPLKGSVRFHYFTESVRQGNPDVKTILSIGGGGSDPSIFASMTSTPGSRQTFIDSSIRLARTYNYDGLSLNWQHPYSSEEMANLGSLLTEWRAAVKEESRRTGKAPLLLIAAVFFSSGISSFLKYPIQAISDSLDWVNVLADDVYTPDFSPKLTGPPAPLYNPTSCQRSVDTGVRDWIHAGVPANKLVLCLPFHGRSWLLANAKNHEIFSPANGAVAGSDLIPYSKIASTMTSAVKEFDPSYVTDYCYSGTTWIGYDGKDSISTKVRYAKKKGLRGYFAWHLDDDTVDWTLSKEASEAWDNA, encoded by the exons ATGGCTCAAGTGAAAGCCGGATACTGGTATTTCCAGAGTAACTTCCAAGTGACCGACATAGATTCCTCCCTTTTCACCCATCTTTTTGCTGCCTTTGCCAATGTGGACCCTACCAGCTACCAAGTCGACTTTCCTCTCAAGGGTTCGGTGCGGTTTCATTACTTCACCGAATCCGTGCGACAAGGAAACCCTGATGTTAAAACCATTCTCTCCATCGGCGGAGGAGGCTCTGATCCTTCCATCTTCGCTTCAATGACTAGCACTCCTGGCTCCCGGCAAACATTCATAGATTCCTCTATCCGTCTAGCCCGGACTTACAACTACGATGGCCTCAGCCTCAACTGGCAGCATCCCTACTCGAGTGAAGAAATGGCCAACCTTGGCTCACTCCTCACTGAATGGCGAGCTGCCGTGAAGGAAGAGTCCCGGCGCACTGGAAAAGCGCCGTTGCTTCTAATCGCAGCGGTGTTTTTCTCCTCAGGCATTTCGTCTTTCTTGAAATATCCGATTCAGGCTATCTCAGATAGCTTGGACTGGGTCAACGTATTGGCTGATGACGTGTATACCCCTGATTTCTCACCCAAGCTGACTGGACCGCCTGCTCCATTGTACAATCCAACAAGCTGTCAGCGTAGCGTGGACACCGGCGTCAGAGATTGGATTCATGCAGGTGTGCCGGCCAACAAATTAGTCCTCTGCCTTCCATTTCATGGCCGCAGTTGGCTTCTGGCGAATGCTAAGAACCATGAAATATTCTCGCCGGCCAACGGAGCGGTGGCTGGAAGTGACCTCATACCATATAGCAAAATCGCGAGTACTATGACTAGTGCCGTAAAAGAGTTTGATCCCTCTTATGTCACGGACTATTGCTATTCTGGGACGACATGGATTGGTTATGATGGTAAAGATAGCATCTCTACTAAGGTtagatatgccaagaaaaaggGATTGCGCGGTTACTTTGCATGGCATCTCGACGACGACACTGTTGACTGGACTCTTTCAAAGGAAG CTTCTGAAGCATGGGATAATGCGTGA